In one window of Anomalospiza imberbis isolate Cuckoo-Finch-1a 21T00152 unplaced genomic scaffold, ASM3175350v1 scaffold_58, whole genome shotgun sequence DNA:
- the LOC137467300 gene encoding serine/threonine-protein kinase pim-1-like, whose product MVLERPEHSQDLHHFIRERVVLSEELARDLFRQVLEAVRHCTSCGVLHRDIKPKNILVDLATGQAKLIDFGCGTYLQDTAYTRFAGTRSYSPPEWTQFGWYYGKPATIWSLGILLHQMVCGEHPFRRGWNISCDHELSLPGRLSQGGSSSLATGAIPLGSLLGSGGFGSVFAATRLSDGAPVAIKRVPRNRVRHWGELPDGTSAPLEVVLLDKVSSGCTGVIQLLEWLELPDSVVLVLERPERCQELSGFLAERRFLPEEEARGLFRQVLEAVRHCTSCGVLHRDIKPENILLDLATGQLKLIDFGCGAFLQDTAYTQFAGTLSYSPPEWIHHQCYHGEAATIWSLGLLLYHLVMGKHPFRRGQEIIWGRILFPRRLSQECQDLIKRCLSMQPLDRPSLEE is encoded by the exons atggtgctggaacgcccagagcactctcaggacctgcaccatttcattcgggAACGGGTGGTCCTGTCcgaggagttggcgcgggatctgttccgccaggtgctggaggccgtgcggcactgcaccagctgcggggtcctgcacagggacatcaagcccaagaacatcctggttgacctggccaccgggcaggccaaattgattgactttggctgtggcacctacctgcaggacacagcctacactcgctttgcag gaacacggtcatacagccccccggaatggacccagtttggctggtactacggcaagccagctaccatctggtccctgggcatcctgctgcaccagatggtctgcggggagcaccctttcaggaggggctggaacaTCAGCTGTGACCATGAGCTCTCGCTGCCaggacggctctctcaaggtggatcctcatctctggccacgggggcaatacca ctgggttcgctgctgggcagcggcggcttcggcagcgtcttcgcagccacgcggctctcggacggcgccccg gtggccatcaaaagggtgccacggaaccgcgtccggcactggggcgagctg cccgacggcaccagcgcacccctggaggtcgtgctgctggacaaggtgtcctctggctgcactggtgtcattcagctcctggagtggcttgagctccctgacagcgtcgtgctggtgctggagcgtccggagcggtgccaggagctgtcgggtttcctggcggagcggaggttcctgccggaggaggaggcgcgggggctgttccgccaggtgctggaggctgtgcggcactgcaccagctgcggggtcctgcacagggacatcaagcctgagaacatcctgctcgacctggccaccgggcagctgaaactgattgactttggctgtggcgccttcctccaagacacagcctacacccagtttgcag gaaccctgtcctacagcccaccagagtggatccaccaccaatgctaccacggcgaggcagcgacgatctggtccctgggcctcctgctgtaccacctggtcatggggaagcacccgttcaggaggggccaggagatcatctgggggcggatcttgttcccacgacggctctctcaag agtgccaggatctcattaagaggtgtttgtccatgcagcccttggacaggccatccttagaagag